Proteins encoded in a region of the Shewanella polaris genome:
- the yihA gene encoding ribosome biogenesis GTP-binding protein YihA/YsxC — MTESRIDFRRAKFLISAPDIAHLDQYLPGDIGIEIAFAGRSNAGKSSALNALTEQKSLARTSKTPGRTQLINVFELDDDRRLVDLPGYGFAQVPLALKNKWQEALGEYLQKRACLSGVVVLMDIRHPLKDLDMQMIEWAVLSNIPVLALLTKSDKLTQSVKMKTVNDVRAALSNFGDKVQVETLSSLKGTGKPKVLSILNDWCHPEWLAEQKAEQALDSE; from the coding sequence GTGACTGAATCTCGTATCGATTTCCGTAGGGCTAAGTTTTTAATTAGTGCGCCAGATATTGCGCATTTAGATCAGTATCTTCCTGGGGATATCGGGATTGAGATTGCGTTCGCAGGGCGTTCTAATGCCGGTAAGTCTAGTGCATTAAATGCGCTTACAGAACAAAAAAGTTTAGCCAGAACTAGTAAAACACCAGGTCGAACCCAATTGATCAACGTTTTTGAATTAGATGATGATCGTCGTCTAGTCGATTTGCCGGGTTATGGTTTTGCACAAGTGCCATTAGCGTTAAAAAATAAATGGCAAGAAGCGCTTGGTGAATACTTACAAAAGCGTGCTTGTTTAAGTGGCGTCGTAGTATTAATGGATATTCGTCATCCATTGAAAGATCTCGATATGCAGATGATTGAATGGGCTGTATTAAGCAATATTCCTGTCTTAGCGTTATTAACGAAATCTGATAAATTGACTCAAAGCGTCAAAATGAAGACGGTTAATGATGTGCGTGCAGCCTTATCGAATTTTGGTGATAAAGTGCAAGTAGAGACGTTGTCGTCGCTAAAAGGCACTGGTAAGCCAAAAGTGCTGAGCATTTTAAATGACTGGTGCCATCCTGAGTGGTTAGCAGAACAGAAGGCTGAGCAAGCTTTAGACTCAGAATAA